Proteins encoded by one window of Brienomyrus brachyistius isolate T26 chromosome 1, BBRACH_0.4, whole genome shotgun sequence:
- the acp6 gene encoding lysophosphatidic acid phosphatase type 6, which translates to MNGDPTQLELKLVQVVFRHGARTPLKSIPDVLEADWVPDLLKVPAHTQIDYVVTDLEGGPRPSAPVEDGYRVTKLHGGTYPGQLTSLGMQQLYDLGMRLRRSYIMDLPFLTASFSAAEVYVRSTNIMRTIESAKCLVAGLYQQKQDDAVPILTTDTENEILYPNYHGCKLLKVLIGRQWAELFQLPDITADLKSIQAALGIQTEQRLDFIHLRDNMVAREAHGLPCPAGLEMWRSTVERRAVQMICHIYGVSREHLQLSIGPFLQVLLTNIEDRLKGTGSAQSRKLFLYSVHDTTLMPCLMALGIFDAKWPPYAADLVLELYQHCETQEAFVKVSYLGQDKLIPGCSGVYCPLQEFQGILSNFSLTLDRYHILCNQADL; encoded by the exons ATGAACGGCGATCCCACCCAGCTTGAGCTCAAACTCGTACAAGTTGTGTTCCGACACGGCGCCCGGACTCCTCTTAAGTCCATACCTGATGTGCTGGAG GCTGATTGGGTCCCAGATCTTCTGAAGGTACCAGCCCACACCCAAATCGATTATGTAGTCACAGACCTGGAGGGTGGTCCCAGGCCTTCTGCACCAGTGGAGGACGGCTACAGGGTTACAAAACTCCAT GGTGGCACATATCCTGGCCAGCTGACCTCTTTGGGCATGCAGCAGCTATACGATCTTGGCATGAGGTTAAGGAGAAGCTATATCATGGACCTTCCCTTTCTCACGGCCAGCTTCAGTGCAGCTGAGGTCTA TGTTCGTTCCACCAACATCATGAGGACAATTGAATCAGCCAAGTGCCTGGTGGCTGGTCTTTATCAGCAAAAGCAGGATG ACGCTGTGCCCATCCTCACCACGGACACCGAGAATGAGATCCTCTACCCAAACTATCATGGATGCAAGCTGCTCAAAGTGCTTATTGG ACGGCAGTGGGCTGAGCTCTTCCAGTTACCAGACATCACTGCTGACCTGAAGAGCATCCAGGCTGCACTGGGCATCCAAACAGAGCAGAGGCTTGACTTCATCCATCTTCGGGATAACATGGTGGCCAGAGAG GCTCATGGCCTGCCCTGTCCTGCAGGCCTGGAGATGTGGAGGTCGACTGTGGAGAGGAGAGCTGTTCAGATGATTTGCCACATATATGGAGTCAGTCG GGAGCATCTTCAGCTCAGCATTGGCCCCTTTCTTCAAGTCTTGTTGACAAACATAGAGGACAGACTGAAGGGTACCGGCTCAGCACAGTCCAG GAAGCTGTTCCTCTACTCAGTGCATGACACCACCTTGATGCCTTGTCTGATGGCCCTTGGGATCTTCGACGCAAAGTGGCCTCCATACGCAGCAGACCTCGTCTTGGAGCTCTACCAACACTGCGAGACTCAGGAGGCCTTTGTCAAAGTTTCTTACTTGGGTCAG gacaAGCTGATTCCCGGCTGCAGTGGAGTCTACTGTCCTCTCCAAGAATTCCAAGGCATCTTGTCCAATTTCTCACTGACTTTGGATCGGTACCACATACTGTGCAACCAGGCTGACCTCTAA